The DNA window TCTAACTTCAAAACGAAGAGCCAGTTTGGGACTAACAAGACCGTCATGATCATCGGATCTGGTGAAACTGGGGCTGATATGGCTTATCTCGCTGTCAACTCCCCAACCAAGCAGGTTCTCATGTGTCATAAGGATGGCTTTCACTTTGCACCCAAGGTATTTACACCCAAGATCTATTTGAGATAGCTTCAGTACTAACGATGAACCACCAGCGAAATCCCGGTCCGGTTCTGTTCCCCATATTCGGTAGGAAACCTGATCCCGATGAACCAGGTATTCCCATTGACGTAAGCCGAGCAAATCTATTCGACACAACGTATGTCCATCCCGTGCTCCGCAATAGCATGATACTATGGGACTATTACAATTATTACATCAAGTCACTGCTATGGATTTGCTCCGGTACAACGTTTGGTATGGACCAGTGGATTGGGGAGATCAGCAAGACCCGTCATCATCCCTCGAAGAGTATATTATTCCTCTTTACCTTATGAGTATGATCAAAACTAACCTACTATGCAGTCTTCTTCAACAAGTCGATGAAAGTGTGTCCTTACCTGAGTCTGCCATATCGTCCCAAACAACCAGGTCCCAAGCTATGGCTCTACGCTCTGCGATCAGCAATCGTGCAGACACCAATCCCTGACACAAATGGAAGACAGGTGGATCTTGCACCGCTACCCAGAAGTATCAATGAAGACGGGATAGTTGAGTTTTTTGACAATGGAAAACCCGAGTATGAGCGGCTCAAGTGTCAAGTCATTCAACCTGATATGATTGTTCTTTGTACCGGATACAAACAAacatttccttttcttcgAGAGCTACTAGGCGAACATAAACACCCTTCTTCATTTTTACGTGGGATCTGGGAGGAAAGTCGACCTGAAATTGGTTTTATAGGTTTCATGAGACCATCCCTGGGCGCCATCCCGCCCTTGGCAGAGATGCAGGCGCAGCTGTGGGTGCTGAATCTTGTGTCACCTCACAGAGTTGGTCAGCTAAGGGCAGAAGATGAGAAACATTATAGGCTGCACACAAAGTCAACTGACCGTGTTACGTATGGGGTCGATCATGAGAGCTATGCCTATCAGCTGGCCTTGGACATGAACTCTGCACCTGGATTTACAGATATTCTACAGAGAGCTTCGATCACCAACCTTAGCACAACATTCCGCCTTGTGGTTATCTGGGTATTCGGCGCCCATTTCAATACCAAGTTCCGCCTCATTGGACCGTGGGCGTGGGAAGGAGCAGAAGAACTGTTGGTATCGAACGAGTTTTGGCAGACCATAACAAGACGGCCGACATTATTTGGTAAGACTTGACCACCTTCTAGCGCCACAGAACTAACAATTTAGGGCATGTTCTTGTCTCGTTGGTACCAATGGCAATTTTTGGTCCTCTTAGCATGCTTTACTACATGTTCTATTCTGTGCTTGGACTCCTCAATTAAATCTCACGGTAGACAAAGGACAGATCCTATCACTAACTATTGGGCACTGTGTCTCTGGTTAGATGAATTGCAGCATTTTGTTCATTTAGATTAGGCACCAGCGTCCAGAATCATACGCTTCTGCCTAGTAGTGGACTAGTCTAGATAGTTGGACCCAGATAAGAGCTCTGTCGCGCGAGGACCAACAGTTTTTACTTTAACGCGTGCGCTGATGGCTACACACTTCGGCTATCGTATTACCCATTAGACAATTTTATAATAGGGT is part of the Fusarium poae strain DAOMC 252244 chromosome 4, whole genome shotgun sequence genome and encodes:
- a CDS encoding hypothetical protein (TransMembrane:1 (o563-587i)), with the translated sequence MRVAVIGGGPSGLVTLKYLLQAHLSLGCDPIEARLFELDDTIGGAFATRVYEDAELVSSKQLTTFSDFRCRKEKDFLSATDYLQYLKDYCSHFDLWPHINLGVEVLRVTSPSSSVYTLFCAGKDDKLFTWDCDAVAVCSGLHREPNLPLIPGLHHVPEVIHSSNFKTKSQFGTNKTVMIIGSGETGADMAYLAVNSPTKQVLMCHKDGFHFAPKRNPGPVLFPIFGRKPDPDEPGIPIDVSRANLFDTTYVHPVLRNSMILWDYYNYYIKSLLWICSGTTFGMDQWIGEISKTRHHPSKIFFNKSMKVCPYLSLPYRPKQPGPKLWLYALRSAIVQTPIPDTNGRQVDLAPLPRSINEDGIVEFFDNGKPEYERLKCQVIQPDMIVLCTGYKQTFPFLRELLGEHKHPSSFLRGIWEESRPEIGFIGFMRPSLGAIPPLAEMQAQLWVLNLVSPHRVGQLRAEDEKHYRLHTKSTDRVTYGVDHESYAYQLALDMNSAPGFTDILQRASITNLSTTFRLVVIWVFGAHFNTKFRLIGPWAWEGAEELLVSNEFWQTITRRPTLFGHVLVSLVPMAIFGPLSMLYYMFYSVLGLLN